One window of the Methanomassiliicoccaceae archaeon DOK genome contains the following:
- a CDS encoding tyrosine--tRNA ligase produces MDVEQRLALVTRNTEEVVTDEELRKLLTEKEEPTAYIGFEPSGLVHLGWVLVAQKIRDLTDAGFRVTIFWADWHAYINDKLGGDLENIRTCARYMQDCFIALGVPEDKVEFKYASEILNDIEYWEMAIKVAKVTSLSRVKRAMTIMGRSEDEAEVDTSKVFYPILQATDIFCMGLDVAYAGLDQRRAHMLARDAADKLGWKKPIALHTPLLPGLKGGNRMDPVESKMSKSDPNGSVKIHDTRDEIASKMKKAYCPPEREHEGENPVLMLCRYILFPRNGAMHIERPEKYGGPVDFNSYDELAAAYFDGSLSPVDLKAGVTDGLDRTLQPVRDYFAEKPENYEAILKVVESVKKLR; encoded by the coding sequence CTCGTAACGAGGAACACCGAGGAGGTCGTGACAGACGAGGAGCTCCGCAAGCTCCTCACCGAGAAGGAGGAGCCCACAGCGTACATCGGGTTCGAACCCTCAGGGCTTGTGCACCTGGGATGGGTCCTGGTCGCACAGAAGATCAGGGATCTGACGGACGCCGGATTCAGGGTGACCATCTTCTGGGCCGACTGGCACGCCTACATCAACGACAAGCTGGGAGGGGACCTTGAGAACATACGCACCTGCGCCAGGTACATGCAGGACTGCTTCATCGCACTCGGGGTGCCCGAGGACAAGGTCGAGTTCAAGTACGCCAGCGAGATCCTCAACGACATCGAGTACTGGGAGATGGCGATCAAGGTGGCCAAGGTCACCTCGCTCTCCAGGGTCAAGAGGGCCATGACCATCATGGGAAGGTCCGAGGACGAGGCCGAGGTCGACACCTCGAAGGTGTTCTACCCCATCCTCCAGGCCACCGACATATTCTGCATGGGACTGGACGTAGCCTACGCAGGTCTCGATCAGAGAAGGGCCCACATGCTCGCCAGGGACGCCGCCGACAAGCTCGGATGGAAGAAGCCCATCGCGCTCCACACGCCCCTGCTCCCCGGCCTCAAGGGAGGCAACAGGATGGACCCCGTGGAGTCCAAGATGTCCAAGAGCGACCCCAACGGAAGCGTCAAGATCCACGACACCAGGGACGAGATCGCCTCCAAGATGAAGAAGGCCTACTGTCCGCCGGAGAGGGAGCACGAGGGCGAGAACCCCGTCCTGATGCTGTGCAGGTACATCCTGTTCCCCAGGAACGGCGCGATGCACATCGAGAGGCCCGAGAAGTACGGCGGTCCCGTCGACTTCAACAGCTACGACGAGCTCGCAGCGGCCTACTTCGACGGATCCCTGTCCCCTGTCGACCTCAAGGCCGGCGTGACGGACGGTCTCGACAGGACCCTCCAGCCCGTGAGGGACTACTTCGCGGAGAAGCCGGAGAACTACGAGGCAATCCTCAAAGTCGTCGAGAGCGTCAAGAAGCTCAGATGA
- a CDS encoding exopolyphosphatase, with product MLNRIAEELRQGRKVVLVHGNADMDALGSAYALSKAFPEADIYAPNGLDRVTRMVSEKMNVAILEQCDLSGYDRVVVVDTSSPEQLEGVSDIPGDSIVIDHHKPTGKWDFVDTFYCDDTRTSCCEIIKELIDAAGIPITRDMGLMLLGGMLTDSGHFQFARPAMLPAFADIMSRCGVEMDEAMELTQAPVSMSERIAMMKAIERTRFDRVGEMIVAISFGGSFEASSCRAIMAAGADVVFVGSQRDENFRLSARATQEAVRKGIHLGEIMSGIGEETMSDGGGHGGAAGLTGIGDTEAMLNICMSRTMDVFRDIKKREMMERESSQS from the coding sequence GCAGAGGAACTCAGACAGGGCAGGAAGGTCGTACTGGTCCACGGCAACGCCGACATGGACGCTCTAGGCTCCGCCTACGCGCTGTCGAAGGCGTTCCCGGAGGCGGACATTTACGCACCCAACGGGCTCGACCGCGTGACCAGGATGGTCTCCGAGAAGATGAACGTCGCCATCCTGGAGCAGTGCGACCTGTCCGGTTACGACAGGGTCGTGGTCGTCGACACATCCTCCCCGGAGCAGTTGGAAGGGGTCTCGGACATCCCGGGAGATTCCATCGTCATCGACCATCACAAGCCCACAGGCAAATGGGACTTCGTGGACACCTTCTACTGCGATGACACGAGGACCTCCTGCTGCGAGATAATAAAGGAGCTCATCGACGCCGCCGGGATCCCCATCACCAGGGACATGGGGCTGATGCTCCTGGGAGGCATGCTCACGGACAGCGGCCACTTCCAGTTCGCCAGGCCCGCGATGCTTCCCGCGTTCGCCGACATCATGAGCAGATGCGGCGTCGAGATGGACGAGGCGATGGAGCTCACCCAGGCCCCCGTCAGCATGTCCGAGAGGATCGCCATGATGAAGGCGATCGAGCGCACCAGGTTCGACCGCGTCGGAGAGATGATCGTCGCCATATCGTTCGGCGGCAGCTTCGAGGCTTCCTCCTGCAGGGCCATCATGGCGGCGGGCGCCGACGTCGTCTTCGTAGGCTCCCAGAGGGACGAGAACTTCCGTCTCAGCGCCAGGGCGACCCAGGAGGCCGTCAGGAAGGGCATCCATCTCGGGGAGATCATGTCCGGGATCGGCGAGGAGACGATGTCCGACGGCGGAGGTCACGGAGGAGCGGCAGGGCTCACGGGCATAGGCGACACCGAGGCCATGCTGAACATCTGCATGAGCAGGACGATGGACGTGTTCCGCGACATCAAGAAGCGCGAGATGATGGAGCGCGAGAGCTCACAGTCCTGA